The DNA window TAGCTCAAACTTGGAAAATACACCTGGTAGTTAGGTTGAATCGAAGCTGGATCACTTTTCACACTTTAAACAAACTGCACCAATCTGGACTTTGGAACCGAAGCAAGACCTTCTCCTCAAGTATGATTATCTGTTCACACCTACACAAACAAACTTTATCAAAGGgaaaatgagcagagttgtACTTATATGAACTAAACAACATAGGTGTGAAAACACCTTAAGACTCCAGTTTTCATCTAAATTTAGGATGCCAAAGGTAGATGCCAAATTTTAACAATTTTGCCCAACgcagcttttatttattaaacaaaatgtaataaattcctGTTTACAAATCTGAAAACATTGCTCTGTTTGATTCCAGGGAACATCCTCCTTGTCAAAGTAAAGGAAAATTTgaaaaaagcagtgaaaaaGAAATTTGCTCTGACATTTGAAGGTAATGGTGACCAAGAAAATCTACTCCAGAACATCTACACAATGTTGTACATCACCACTGGAGAGAGTGGAAGACTAAATGAAGAGCATCAATTCAAAAGTAAATGGAAAACGCAATCATCCAATGACTGTTCAGTAAACCTCAGTCACATATTCAAATCGTTTTCTGTCCAAACCAAACCCCACAGAACAGTTGTGACGAAGGGCGTTGCAGGCATTGGGAAGTCTCTGGCTGTGCAGAAATTCATTCTTGACTGGGCCGAAGAGAAGCAAAACCAAGATCTTGACTTTGTTTTCAGTCTTGCTTTCAGAGAGTTGAATTTGATTTCAGGTGAAAAAAGCCTACATGAGCTCCTGACTTTATTTCACCCCACACTGACAGAACTCAAAGATTCAGTGGACTATACCAAAACCAAGATTGTTCTTATCCTGGACGGTCTGGATGAAAGCAGGTTTCAGCTGGACTTTGAAGGCACTGAGACAGTATCATCTGTCAAGGAAGTAACACCTGTGAGTAATCTCCTTGCAAACCTCATCCACGGTAAGCTTCTTCCTGATGCAAATCTCTGGATTACTTCCCGTccagcagcagccaatcagatccctgcAGAACATGTTGACATGGTGACAGAGATAAGAGGTTTCAATGATCCTCAAAAAGCTGAATACTTCAGGAGGAGATTTATTCATGATCCTGGTCTTGCTGAAAGGATCATTAAACATATTCAGTCTTCACAGAGTCTCGACATCATGTGTCAGATCCCGATCTTCTGCTGGATTTCTGCAGTGTTATTCCAGGAAGTCTTTGGAGGAGATGTTGAAACTGCAATTCCTCAAACTCTTACAGAGATGATGTCACACTTCCTGTTTGCACAAACAAAGCGTAGAAGCAGAAAATATGACAAGAAGGTtgagacaaacaaagaaaagcttcTGAAGACACACAAAGAATTTCTTCTGAAACTCGGCAAGCTTGCATTTGAGCAGCTGCTGAAGAACAACCTCATCTTCTATGAGGAAGACCTGGAAGACTTTGGCATTGACATTAAAGAAGCCTCCATGTACTCTGGATTTTGCACCACAGTCCATTTGGAAGAACAACTCTTTTCCAACAAAAGGGTCTTTTGCTTTGTGCATCTGACCGTACAGGAGTTCTTTGCAGCTCTCTTTGTCTATGACTgttttattaacaataatactACAGAACTTAAAAACTTCCTCATTTTGGAGGACAAAGACCATACGTTACTTGATCTTGTAAAGGTGACAGTTGACAAAGTgctggagaagaagaaaaatggccACCTGGACTTCTTCCTGAGATTCCTTCTTGGCCTCCTAGTTGAACCCAACCGGAGAGTCCTTCATGGTCTGCTGCCTTCACCAGATCAAAGTCAAGATACTGACAAGAAAATCTTGACTTACCTCAAGTCTATCAGAAGGAAGAACCTCTCTCCAGACAGCTGCATCAACCTTTTCCAGACTATGGTCGAGATGAGAGATCACAAAGTCAAAGATGAGATTCAGGAATATCTCTCACTGTCAGATCATTCAAAAACAGAGTTGACTCCCCTGCACTGCTCTGCACTGGCCTACATGCTGCAGGCATCAAAGAATGATCTGGAAGTCTTGGACTTAAAGAGTTACAACACATCAGATGAGGGCAGACGGAGGCTGATACCGGCTGTgaggaagagtagaaaagctatGTAAGTTTGCAGCAATAATTTACTTTCATGTTGAATAACAACATGTTAAATATACTTTTCTGTCAATCAGATTGTGTAAGGTCAGGGTTTGCTGGAAAGGGACTGTTCTTGATCAAGCTGATTAAGTGTCATCCTTAAACCTTTGTCATGGCATGGATTTAATTTATGACCACAGCAACCACTTCCCTGATGACTTTATGGTCTTAATTGTTACTTTTTTTATCCCAAGTTGAATAAAACAAGATAGGATTAtttgataaaataataaaacattctGCTCAAAGAAGGCCAAGATCATCTAGCTAAATCAGCTGACATTATCTACACAATACTTTACAACAAAAAGATGAGAATggccaaaatgtaaaaataaaggtttcaAAACTTCTGTCtcataacactttttaaaacctttaatttttttctttatttgtctaCAGAATGAAACAGCTTTGTTCTCTTTATACTAACACTTAAACACCCACCCACAGGTTAGCAGATTGCAAAGTGACCTCGGTGTCAGCTGAGCATTTGGCTTTTGCTCTCAAGTTCTACTGCTCATCCCTGAGAGATCTAGACCTCAGTGACAATGACCTGAAAGATTCAGGGTTGAAGTTACTCTGTGATGGACTATCAAGTCAGTGCTGCAGGCTGGAGATACTCAGGTAGTAACACATAAAGTACACCAAAAGACACTAGTAATGGACCTCCTTTAGCCAGATTTAAGCTGAAAAGAAAACTGCTAGAAATGTGACTCTGTATAATAAAAATGATAGTTCTTGCTCTGATTTCAGTGAGGTCTTTGTCAATAACAAGTCAGATAGTATACTTAGATTGACAAAGAATTGTCTTGAACACTGTACACTTCTGACACTCAGGAGTCACCATCTTGGTTTAATACCAGAGTGGCAACCCACCagtggaaaaagaaaggaacaTCTGAACTAGCCCATTAACATTGGCatattactttttcacatagtGATGTTACATGGGTTGGTTGACGGGGGTTGTTTGGTATTATTATGTGTGGTCAGAAGGTCAATAATAAGTTAACAATCATAGTCAGCTGTTGCAATCATCAGTTTAGGCACATAACTTGCTTTGTTTGGTAAGCAAGAACAAAATGTACTACTGGAATTATTTCAACTGAAAAAGTGTCTGTTTTATCAGGTTATCCGGTTGTCTGGTCACAGCGACAGGCTGTGCATATCTGGCTTCAGCTCTACAGCTCAACCCGTTTCATCTGATAGAGTTGGATCTGAGCTACAACCACCCAGGAGACTCTGGAGAGAAGCAGCTGTCTAAGCTGAAGAATGATCCTCGATACAAGCTGAGCAAACTCAGGTAAtggaattttttaaagtaattttttaaaacttcaTTAAGAAACATAATTAAATCTGAGATACTTTTCTCCACAGTGTTGAACACGGTGGAAGTCACAGAATGAAACCAAGCTTCAAGAAATGTAAGCACTTCAGTTATTTTTGGTGGCAATAAGTAACAAATCAATGAAATTATGATCTAGTAACAGATCATTGTTCAAAGTGGCATggcttctttttgttgttgcaatGAAGTGTTTTCTTATTTCCAGATGCCTGTGAACTCACTCTGGACTCCaacacagcacacacaaacCTGCTTTTCTCTGATGGGAATAGAAAGGTGACCTGGATGGAAGTTGACCATCCACATCCTGATTCCAAAAAACAGCAGGTGCTGTGTGAGCAGAGCCTCAATGGGCGCTGCTACTGGGAGGTGGAAGTGTTTGGCTTTCTATGCGTTGGGATTACAATCAGAAGAAGAGGcacagaaggaaagaaaaatgagtTTAAGATGGGATACGATGACAAATCCTGGTGTCTGGTTTTCTCTGATGATGGTTTTTACATTCTGCACCGTAACAAGAAAGTAGACGTGCCTTCAGCTGGATGGCGCTCCAGTCGGGTGGGTGTGTATGTGGATTGTTCAGCTGGCACGCTGTCCTTCTACAGGGTTTCTAATGACAGCTGCATCCTCCTTCATAGCTACAAAACAGCCTTTAACGAACCCCTTTATCCTGCTGTTGAGCTTCACTCTCAGTCGTCTGCTTCATTTTGTCAGCTAACCTAAGTTTCACCTGCAAGTTCTGTCCATCAGTTCCACACATTAAACTGCTTTTACGAGTATcccattgtttttccatgttGTCCTAATGAAGTTCTAGGTCATGTTTCACCTATTGTAGCTACATGGTATTCTTTATTTACTCTatctttttctaatatttttttaatgatctgaaacagttaagtgtgacaaatatccCCCACAAAAATGTTGCTTGTCAGAAACAATGTCAGCATTTTAAGTGGGCAGTTctgtttcatgtattttttgtaGAACTTATTTGTATTTACTTCAAACTCAAAATCAGGTCTAAACCTCTGAACTCCTAATCTGTAACTTTGAATTCGCAATTTACTCACTTTGATAATTGAACATAGTGCCAAGAAAAATACATTCAATGTAAATGAGCCTGATTTCACAATTACAAAGTAGgagattacattttaaaaaactgacTAACAGTGCATAAATTTATGAGTACAACCATCTACAGCTGGTTTAAGTAAAGAGCAAGAAGATCTACAGAGGACAACACAACCAGTAGACCCAGAAcatgcacactttaaacagaacGTTTCTAACCAGATGGTGGAGCCGAACTCAGGACTGCTGTGAGGCTTGCTACTACACCACCATGCTGCCCACATTCGACATGCAGAATGTAGATGTTGGTGGCTGTATTAatgttcttttgtcttcttttatttAGAATTTACCTTTCTCTGttttaaatcaaatgtgtgTGGCAACTCTGAGCATCTTTTACAGCCTTTTCACTACAAatcaggtgtgtgtgagagaggctgTTTCAAAGGCGTTTAGTTTCTGTCCTTTATTTTTACTTAGCTTGAAGCTTGTGTGGAACAAATACTGTGTAAGTTAACAGAAGTCTAAGTATCACAGGTCTGCAATTTTATTAAATGAATGTTAGGTCCTGGTTGGCATGTTATGGTCTGACAGTGAAAAATAATCAGAATTCAAATGTGAGGTGAGACTATTAGATGTGATTCAACATGTACAAACTGGTGTCCTGTTTTAGATCACAAATGGCTGcttattgaaaaataaaatgtttttttaaatttgcagtGTAAAGCAGAAGTTTCTAATAGTTTTGTCTTACTGATGCTCATTAAGGAATAACTTCAGacgctgttaaaaaaaactagTTTCTCCTATTACCGACACACAGAGGTCTGAGGGATCATCCAGGAATTATGCCGCTAATTTCCAGAGGCCTGATTGGGCATTATCTCTTATGTTGAACATAACCTGGTCCACAGCTGGGCTGTTGTGGAGCACAGAACAGGTGCTACAAAGCACACCTGTCACAACAAAGCCCAAGTCACTTCATCAAAcaagctttttcttttcacagtTCAGCATGCATGCAGTCTACTTGCTTATACATGCCATCTATACAGGAAATGCACCATttgaaagaaacacaaacatcacCTGTCATTTTAATCTGAGAACATAAAAAACCTCCTTCATTAATCCAACCATATTATTATTGGCTCATGTTTCCTATAGGTCACTAACCGTGTTAATGAGGGGGTGACTTGGCCTGAGAGTAAAGGGTGGGGCAGTCTGCCTCACAGCTGCTCTCAGCAACACCAACCCACCCAGAGAAAGGGGGGGGCTCTTTATCTGTTCAGcacaataaaagccttttaCATCAAAGGAAACAGAACAGAAGTTAGAGATCAGATCCCATGATATCATTCACCAAACTCCAACCAAACCtccagagaaaaaacaaacaaaaacaatttagtCCTACATAAAGGCTAATGTGGGACCTACCTGACACTGGGACACTTCAATACAAGACAGGTAAACTGAGATCAGAGTAATGAGTCACATCGCAAActaaaagttttatttaatgttgtttttaacTCCCCTGTCATTGTGACAGTGCACATTGTCTCCCCACCTCTCCTAATAAACTTAGCATTATAAATACATATGTCCTCAATACAtttgtgggttgagcagcagagtatATGTGGGTTAGAGCCATGGAAAACTTGCCACATCTTCTCTGCCAGTACTAACTGTATTTAGGAACACGTTAAATTCTGAGTTTCCCTCATATCTTCAAACTTATAGTTTGCCTAAAGTGGACACTAGATTGGAAATTCATGTCCTATAAACACAACAGAAAACTACAGTCAAACTGAACTTTTCAgaccaaaacagaaaatgaagttgggcaatttaaaaatattacatcaACACATATCtttaagtcattaaaaaaaaaaactgacataGTTTTACGGTCATCCAAAATCATTGTTTCTTATTGGTCCACataaacaaagtacaaataaCTTAACATGGGGCAGTAATGTATGATGTCTTGGCTAATTTATGAATCTAGCTGATGTTCTCTGCTTGAAGTAAAAAGGACATTTTCAGGACCTGTGTCTTAGTTTGAAACAATTAAACGGGACCCTATAACACCTGAGCCGAGGGCAACACAGTTACTTTTAGGGCTCGTTtataagtttttatttttgttaaggTCCTGCAAAGTACTGGATTTAGATATCTCTCAGAACTATGAAACCAGCTCAACCTTTCAGGAACAGGTCTTCTGATCCCACACTGATCAAcatgtttttgcctttttatgCTTCAAGTTGCTGGAATAACCTACTGACTCATGTTAGGCGTTTTCCAATATTagcagcatttcattttaaaagcacAGTTTAACCTTTTCAGTTGTTGTTCCTGGTCTTAATTTGCATTTCATgtcatttctatttatttcatttattgttgTTGGagagttttattaattttactgGTGTTAACTAATGTTGATCCTTAgttaatatttcattttatttctactTCTTTGACTGGATTAAATTTTGCTCCATCATTCTAACGGGTCTGTTGTTTACTCAAAACCTCAGTTTGTTAAATTTCAGTTTTTGGGTTCATGTGTGGGTCTTTATTCTTATTTAATGCtgccttcatgtttttgttgatgcCATCTGTTCTTAATTATTCCTCCTAATGCGTGCCTGGTGAGTTAGTTTCAGGCTTTCTTAATGGTTTTATAGCTCCAGCCTGCTTCACTGACTCCcacagctgtgtccaccacagCTTCATCAAATATTAAGATTGAGCAGaattatttattacttctaCCATTATAATCATTCACTATTACTTATTTATAAGCCGTGGTTCTTACTATAATCACTTTGCAATTAAGTGTTGCAGACCTTTTTGTGAGTTATATATTTAGTTATTATTGAGACTCATGTTGCAAACATGAGTTATAAAACTCCATTAAAAGGACAGTAAGCTGTACTGTGTATGGAGTAGTACAggaagtgaaagaaaaacacaaatacagaaaGAAGAACATCTATAGTTTTCCTCTTGGTCTACATTATCATCTACATCTGTGTATTTAAACGTAACTAAATCTGTTTAAATGAAAAACCTAAGTTCCCTCTGCTATTAAAAAATCTGATCTCTATGTAACTAACTATGGAACATCATTAAtgttgtgataaaaaaaaaacgtttttctCAGCTGCTTCAGTCCTTTTCAGGGCCTCTTAAGGAAATTAAGGCAGAGTAGTAAGTAGAAATGGTTGTGTATGTTTTTA is part of the Maylandia zebra isolate NMK-2024a linkage group LG3, Mzebra_GT3a, whole genome shotgun sequence genome and encodes:
- the LOC106675454 gene encoding protein NLRC3 isoform X2, coding for MCKKVLRDPVHFKCGHWLCKQCVSSNWDQSGSHAENLCLDCVEKCRLKNVESTGNILLVKVKENLKKAVKKKFALTFEGNGDQENLLQNIYTMLYITTGESGRLNEEHQFKSKWKTQSSNDCSVNLSHIFKSFSVQTKPHRTVVTKGVAGIGKSLAVQKFILDWAEEKQNQDLDFVFSLAFRELNLISGEKSLHELLTLFHPTLTELKDSVDYTKTKIVLILDGLDESRFQLDFEGTETVSSVKEVTPVSNLLANLIHGKLLPDANLWITSRPAAANQIPAEHVDMVTEIRGFNDPQKAEYFRRRFIHDPGLAERIIKHIQSSQSLDIMCQIPIFCWISAVLFQEVFGGDVETAIPQTLTEMMSHFLFAQTKRRSRKYDKKVETNKEKLLKTHKEFLLKLGKLAFEQLLKNNLIFYEEDLEDFGIDIKEASMYSGFCTTVHLEEQLFSNKRVFCFVHLTVQEFFAALFVYDCFINNNTTELKNFLILEDKDHTLLDLVKVTVDKVLEKKKNGHLDFFLRFLLGLLVEPNRRVLHGLLPSPDQSQDTDKKILTYLKSIRRKNLSPDSCINLFQTMVEMRDHKVKDEIQEYLSLSDHSKTELTPLHCSALAYMLQASKNDLEVLDLKSYNTSDEGRRRLIPAVRKSRKAMLADCKVTSVSAEHLAFALKFYCSSLRDLDLSDNDLKDSGLKLLCDGLSSQCCRLEILRLSGCLVTATGCAYLASALQLNPFHLIELDLSYNHPGDSGEKQLSKLKNDPRYKLSKLSVEHGGSHRMKPSFKKYACELTLDSNTAHTNLLFSDGNRKVTWMEVDHPHPDSKKQQVLCEQSLNGRCYWEVEVFGFLCVGITIRRRGTEGKKNEFKMGYDDKSWCLVFSDDGFYILHRNKKVDVPSAGWRSSRVGVYVDCSAGTLSFYRVSNDSCILLHSYKTAFNEPLYPAVELHSQSSASFCQLT
- the LOC106675454 gene encoding protein NLRC3 isoform X1 gives rise to the protein MDRDEAFCPSNKTGACSDMSEEKKRKLSTTASEPCEPSASSQKSVAESTGPRCVSIKSDRSRIEPLVFRDEESKWKHLQSATEFTSESSVSVQSDESTHQQLSYPSVDPNSCLMCKKVLRDPVHFKCGHWLCKQCVSSNWDQSGSHAENLCLDCVEKCRLKNVESTGNILLVKVKENLKKAVKKKFALTFEGNGDQENLLQNIYTMLYITTGESGRLNEEHQFKSKWKTQSSNDCSVNLSHIFKSFSVQTKPHRTVVTKGVAGIGKSLAVQKFILDWAEEKQNQDLDFVFSLAFRELNLISGEKSLHELLTLFHPTLTELKDSVDYTKTKIVLILDGLDESRFQLDFEGTETVSSVKEVTPVSNLLANLIHGKLLPDANLWITSRPAAANQIPAEHVDMVTEIRGFNDPQKAEYFRRRFIHDPGLAERIIKHIQSSQSLDIMCQIPIFCWISAVLFQEVFGGDVETAIPQTLTEMMSHFLFAQTKRRSRKYDKKVETNKEKLLKTHKEFLLKLGKLAFEQLLKNNLIFYEEDLEDFGIDIKEASMYSGFCTTVHLEEQLFSNKRVFCFVHLTVQEFFAALFVYDCFINNNTTELKNFLILEDKDHTLLDLVKVTVDKVLEKKKNGHLDFFLRFLLGLLVEPNRRVLHGLLPSPDQSQDTDKKILTYLKSIRRKNLSPDSCINLFQTMVEMRDHKVKDEIQEYLSLSDHSKTELTPLHCSALAYMLQASKNDLEVLDLKSYNTSDEGRRRLIPAVRKSRKAMLADCKVTSVSAEHLAFALKFYCSSLRDLDLSDNDLKDSGLKLLCDGLSSQCCRLEILRLSGCLVTATGCAYLASALQLNPFHLIELDLSYNHPGDSGEKQLSKLKNDPRYKLSKLSVEHGGSHRMKPSFKKYACELTLDSNTAHTNLLFSDGNRKVTWMEVDHPHPDSKKQQVLCEQSLNGRCYWEVEVFGFLCVGITIRRRGTEGKKNEFKMGYDDKSWCLVFSDDGFYILHRNKKVDVPSAGWRSSRVGVYVDCSAGTLSFYRVSNDSCILLHSYKTAFNEPLYPAVELHSQSSASFCQLT